One window from the genome of Hydractinia symbiolongicarpus strain clone_291-10 chromosome 1, HSymV2.1, whole genome shotgun sequence encodes:
- the LOC130648307 gene encoding glutathione hydrolase 1 proenzyme-like, whose amino-acid sequence MVKGYKFNASYLDTVDEKVLTYHRIVESFKFSYSKRPHLSDPDKVPVENKTEFDKMKEDIISLAKAEMNRMKVNDTSTQKNSYYDQFFTTTEDDGTTHVSVINKDGNAVSATDTINFAFGAKFRSMKTGIIYNNELADFFLNSTYGDKYPTPLYNAPGAGRRPLSSTCPSILVDKDGNVVMVVGGSGGTRITLSTAWVIIKKLMFSYNLTSAVEDARPQHAFFPEYIRNEKGYLLSDDIVEGLKKKESQNSTIQS is encoded by the exons ATGGTAAAAG GCTACAAGTTCAACGCATCATATTTGGACACAGTTGATGAGAAAGTGTTAACATATCACAGAATTGtggaaagttttaaatttagctATTCGAAACGTCCACATCTTAGTGATCCCGATAAAGTACCTGTTGAAAATAAAACCGAATTCGATAAG ATGAAAGAAGACATAATAAGTCTAGCAAAGGCTGAAATGAATCGTATGAAAGTGAATGACACTTCCAcgcaaaaaaatagttattacgatcaattctttacgacaactGAAGACGATGGTACTACACATGTTTCAGTGATTAATAAAGATGGGAATGCTGTATCAGCTACGGATACGATCAATTTTGC GTTTGGCGCAAAATTTCGATCAATGAAAACTGGTATTATATACAACAACGAACTAGCTGATTTTTTCTTAAACTCCACTTACGGTGATAAATATCCAACGCCGTTATATAATGCTCCCGGTGCTGGACGGCGACCTCTTTCATCGACCTGTCCGTCAATTTTAGTTGATAAAGATGGAAATGTTGTGATGGTGGTTGGTGGTTCGGGAGGTACCAGGATAACACTTTCTACCGCTTGG GTTATCATCAAGAAGTTGATGTTTTCGTACAATCTAACTTCGGCTGTGGAAGATGCTCGTCCGCAACACGCATTTTTTCCAGAATACATTCGAAATGAAAAAGGGTACCTCCTCTCCGACGATATTGTGGAgggattgaaaaaaaaagaatcacaGAATTCTACAATCCAGTCTTAA
- the LOC130648297 gene encoding glutathione hydrolase 1 proenzyme-like, with protein sequence MEKKHIIIGLVVVTVVVAVAITLGVTLSKDDDDDGNNSAVNTTSSTVNTTSSTVNTTSSTVNTTSSTFNTTSSTAKDYYTNAAVATDAKNCSHIGLEMLKAGGHAVDAAIASLICVGVVNLHSTGISGGGFMTLYDKAKKKTAVFDYRETGPAGLQANSYAHDKNAAQVGGLAVGVPGEIRGLKLVHERYGKLPWSQLFEPSIKPAEEGITIGKHMASKLSSSTRKAIMADPGLKEILVNEDGTFKKAGDIIVNKKYADTLRILKDNPEDLYTGNISKFFLSDVNNNNGNMTARI encoded by the exons TATCATAATCGGGCTAGTGGTTGTCACTGTCGTGGTAGCTGTCGCCATCACTTTAGGCGTCACACTAAGCAAAGATGACGACGACGATGGAAACAATTCTGCTGTAAATACAACCAGCTCTACAGTTAATACGACTAGCTCTACAGTTAATACGACCAGCTCTACAGTTAACACGACTAGCTCTACATTTAATACGACCAGCTCTACTGCCAAGGACTATTACACAAATGCTGCTGTTGCAACAGATGCTAAAAACTGTTCACat ATTGGTTTGGAAATGTTAAAAGCAGGAGGGCATGCTGTAGATGCTGCTATCGCAAGTTTAATTTGCGTAGGAGTTGTAAATCTGCACTCTACTGGTATCAGTGGTGGAGGTTTTATGACGCTGTACGATAAAGCAAAGAAGAAAACTGCAGTGTTTGACTATAGAGAAACTGGTCCAGCTGGCTTACAAGCAAACTCTTATGCTCATGACAAAAACGCCGCTCAAGTAG GTGGATTAGCAGTCGGCGTTCCTGGAGAGATCAGAGGTTTAAAGTTAGTTCATGAAAGGTATGGAAAATTACCTTGGTCTCAATTATTTGAACCATCAATCAAGCCGGCTGAAGAAGGTATCACGATTGGAAAGCATATGGCTTCGAAATTATCAAGTTCTACAAGGAAAGCAATCATGGCGGATCCTGGATTGAA AGAAATTCTAGTAAATGAAGATGGTACGTTCAAAAAAGCGGGAGATATTATTGTTAACAAGAAATATGCTGATACACTCCGAATACTTAAAGACAATCCAGAAGATCTTTACACAGGAAATATCTCGAAGTTCTTTTTAAGTGACGTCAACAACAATAATGGTAACATGACGGCGaggatttaa
- the LOC130637619 gene encoding uncharacterized protein LOC130637619 produces the protein MIDMKPKDAIIMKEVPLVNQESYPPEVELPKDGLYRYLLQPGEEHDDGRRRATDRIWSKNTYRLREVIAQPGNRVMYYVQDGPGRAFVKEELMLIPEDTDLPPDYVQGW, from the coding sequence atgattgatatgaagccaaaagatgctattataatgaaagaggtgcctttggttaatcaagagagctatccacctgaagtagaattacctaaagatggcttgtatagatatttactacaacctggtgaagagcatgatgatgggcggagacgggcaaccgatagaatatggtcgaaaaacacatatagattgcgtgaggtaatagcgcaacctggtaaccgtgtaatgtactatgttcaagatggacccggacgggcttttgtaaaagaggaattgatgttaatacctgaagatacagatttacctcctgattatgtgcaaggttggtga